From the Candidatus Melainabacteria bacterium genome, the window GCTCCGCGAAAAAGGTGGCGTGATCGAAGAAAGCATCACTGCAGCTATCGCCGCTCAAGCAGCACAGCCGCAGCCAGTTGCAGCTCCCCAACAATCGTTTGCTCCTCCAGTAGCCGAACAAGTTACTGAAGTTGCTTACATACAACCTACAGTTTCAACAACTACTGACTGGAACACCAGCAACTAGTCTGAAACCTAGTTCCTCCTTTAAGAGCCCTTGCAGAAATGCGAGGGCTTTTGATTTTTGATTCTTGCCACCGCTTTTAGTGACGGATCAACCTTCACATCAGGGATACCTTCTCATCAGGGCTACTTTCTCAACAGGCAAACTGCAATCCTTAGCAAGCCGTAACTCAGATGGAACCGTTACGCCTCGCATCCGTCATCGAGACGGTCGCACTCTCATGAAGGATTACCAGGAAGGATCACTGATGTCATCGATTGGAACCAAGTCGCTGCTGCCCGTCCTGCTTATAGCAGGGACGCTGAGTTTGTATTCTTCGGCACTGGGCCAGGAAAACTCGCCTATAGGCACCAAAAGGAAACCAAGAGAGACACAGACAAAAATAGATACACAGACAAGAAAAGCTACGCAGACCAAAGATACACACTCAACAAACGAGAAGCCAATCAGAGCGACCCAGGCAACTAAAGACCTGGGTGGTACGGCCACATCGCCAAAGAACAACCGGGGCGTGCCGGTTAGGAAGGTCAGCGCTCACACAGACAAAATGAACAAGCAGACGGCTAAAGCCGTCAACAAAATACCCGGCGTCAATATTCAGGCGTCAGACTTGCAGCCTCCAGCCGAAGACCCGCCGATCAAAGGTTTTCACCCCATCAAAAAGCTATTGCGTCCTGTTATCAGACTCGGCAAAAGCTCTGTTCAGATTCAACAATCGATGATGCAGCTAGAGGGTCCGATCGCTGCACTGCACCCGAGCATGATAGCGCTCGATCGCAAGATGACGAACGTAGACCACCAGATGGAGCGAATGCAAAAGCAGCTTGTGGCGATGGGGGGCAACGTCGATCACATCAATGCCGGGCTGGATAAAGTCGGCAACCGCGTTGATGAGGTACGCCAGGACATTAGCGGAATGACACAGCAGGTAAAGCATCTCATCATTCCAATCAAAGCCCTTCAAACACCACTGCACGAGTTGATGGAACCACTTAGAGACGTAACCAAGCCAATGAGCCAGGTCCACGGTCAGCTGGCAGAACTGCACACAATGCTGCACTGGGTGCTAGTAGCAATTATTATCAGCGTTGTAGCAATTACAATCGGCACTCCGCTGGCTGCAATTTACGTCTACAGAAATCGGAAGAAGATTTTCCCGCATCTGCGCCAGCCTGGTGAGGACTTGCCACTCGAGCAATTACGCGAAAAACATTTGTCCGCAGCTTAATGACGCAGCCGATTACGGTCGGTAAAATAGATCCTTCGTTTCGTTACGTGTACTCCACTCCACGAGGGGCTTGTTTTTCTTATGGCCAAATCGAGCGCGACTCTAGAAGATCCAGTTCTGCACGCCAGCCAGGAATTCATAAATAATCCGTACCCGACTTTTGAAAGATTTCGGAACGAAGCTCCTGTCTTCTGGAGCGATAAAGGCAAGTATTGGCTGGTTAGCAAATACGCAGACATACAGAACATCCTGCGTGACTTGCACTACGAAAAGGGCTTACAAAATTCAAACATGCTCAATCCAGTCGTGAAGATGCTTCCGCCTGTCAAAGAAGCAATCAAGTCGCGCTCCACCTGGATGCTCAATCAAAATCCACCAGACCACACGCGCCTGCGTTCACTCGTAAACCGTGCCTTTACGCCAACCATGGTCAATTCCATGCGTGGCCACATTGAAGACATCGCCAATAGATTGCTCGATGACGTCGCGCAAAAAGGCGAAATGGATATTGTTCAAGATTTCGCGTTTCCGTTACCTGTAACCGTAATTGCAGAAATGCTTGGCGTTCCGCCTGAAGATAGACAAATCATCAAAGGTTTTTCGAAACGGCTGACCGACGGGCTTGAGCCGGGTTTCGATGTAGGTCGAATCACGCGAGCAAACAGCGCCGTGCAAGAATTTGAAGATTATCTGCGACCACTGGTTGAAGAGCGTCGCAAACATGCGCAAAACGATTTGATTTCTGCGCTTGTTGCCGCCGAAGAGCAGGGCGATAAGTTGACACTGGATGAATTGCTCGGAAATTGTGTGCTCATGCTCGTCGCCGGACATGAAACCACAGTCAATCTGATTGGCAACTCCGTTCTGGCACTTCTCAATCATCCAGATCAGATGGAATTGTTGAAGGCACAGCCGGAGCTGTGCGTAACAGCAGTGAATGAATTTCTCCGTTATGAGAGCCCTGTGCAAACCGTCCGCAGAATGGCTGCGCAAGAGTTGGAATTGCACGGGCAAAAAATCAAAACGGGAGATACTCTTTTACTGCTTTTGGGCTCGGCAAATCGCGACCCCGATCACTATCAAAACGCGGACAAGCTCGATATTACTCGCGCTGATAATCGGCACCTCGCATTCGGAACGGGCATCCATCATTGTCTCGGATCATCGCTTGCCGAAGTCGAGGGACAGATTGCAATAACAACGTTGCTAAAACGCTTTCCGAATTTGAAAATGAAATCGACAAATGTCGAATTCAAATTCCCATTCGCATTGCGTGGGCCCAAAGAACTATTAGTCAGTTTCTGACAGCAGACGTTTCCGACCCGGCAACACCTTAGTTTCTAACACGGCTGCACCTCAGTTCTGACGGCTGCACCGATCATTTATTATCGACCGGCTTAACCGGATCGAGCGGAAAGTTGTCGGTTCGAAATGGTGAGGCAGGCACGTCAGAAGTGCTATAGAAGTTAATCGGATTTTTCGGATTGTTCTCCCATGCATATCGCACCGCGATTGGATTTTTCACTTTCGCACTGGTGACGTTGACGTATTTACCGTCGATAGTTGCAGAATCAGCAGGAACAAAATTCAAACTGTCATCACATATGGTGAAGTTGTTCAAATTGGCGTTATCTTTGGGAATCTTCAACTTGTCGTAGTTGCCCGGGTCAAAGAAGCATTTGACGGTGCTGCCGTCGACTCGCATGGACTTATAGATCGGTCCGAAATATGGGATTCCCTGCTTTTCATAAGCGCGGGCCAGCGCCACTCTTGCCAATCGCTTTCCAACAGTCGTTTTATCACGAGGGTGAATATCGGTGGGCTCGCCCTTATCGATAGTGACTGCTATTCCTGAGTTGAGAAGATCTCGAGATAGACGCAGCTGAGCCTCGCGAATCTGCGGATAGTCCGCATTCGAATCAGCCATGTAGTTAGCCAGTTGCACAAAATAAAATGGAAAATCAAATGACGTCAGTGTTGATGTCTTGTCAGCTTTAGCCCAGTCGCTGCGCCATCCATCTACAAGAGCCTTCATCGTTCCATAGTATTCTTTGGCCAGCCAGTGCGGCGTGTCTGACTCGCCCTGATACCAGAACACTCCTCGAATTGCATATGGTTCGAGCGGTGCAATCATCGCATTGTACAATCCGCAAGGTCTCTTCAAATGCGTAGCACTCATCGGCTCATCGGGAACGCGCATGGAATCAGGCTGTTTCTGCGATCCCAGCGCTGCAACATCAGCCTTATACTTTGCTAGATTCGCTTCGTATTCAGCTTTGTGCTTCGGATACGCATCTAATTCCTTTTGATACCACTCCCGTGCATAAGCCAGCGCCGGATCATTCTGGAAAACATTGTTCGGAACCCAACTGTAAGCATTAGTTCCGCCTACGGAAGAATTGATCAATCCAATCGGCACATCAGGATAAACATTCTGCAATTCTTCGCCTGCGTAAAACAGAACTGCACTGAACCTGTTGAGATTATCGCCTGATGCGAGTGTCCAGGGGTTGCTTACCGTCGACAATGGCTGATCGGCGGCACGGGCAGCGACCTGAAACAGGCGAATGTTTTTGTACTTGCCAGTCTCGGCAGCAGCCTGCACTCGCTTAGCATCAGACGAATCCCGAAGATGCCAATTCATATTCGACTGACCGGAGCCTAACCAGACATCGCCGACCAGAACATCGCCAACACGCAATTCATTAGTGCCTTTGACGATCAAGACTTCAGGTTTCGTGGAAGCGAATAGCTCTGGAATTTGGACTAACCATTTGCCATCCGGTCCTGCCACACCATCAACTCTGTTTTTGCCAAGTGTAACGCTGACCTTCTCACCGGGGTCCGCGGTTCCCCACACAGGAGTGTTGATGCCTCGCTGAATCACCATATGTTCGGTGAACAGCGGGTTCAATTTAACCGCTGCATGCGAGGGTGCGATGCTCGAAAACATCAGCAGGCTGGCAAATACAAATTTATTGATTATTCTTGAGTTGATCATATCGATCTCACGGAGTCGAGTTCCTACGTCCATCCAATTGGTGCCCAATAGGTAGTTTAGCAACAATCAAAAGATTCATTCTTTCCTCTTGGCCACACTATCGTAGAGCTGACCAAGCCACTCAAAAAAATCTCTGCAAAACTGCCATGAAATCATGTTATGAAACGACGTTCCGCATGACATCAGAATGACACTATATACGGTGCAAACAGAACCGAAAATTCCGCTCTGGAAACAGCTTTTTAAGATACGTATTTACACCCTTGGCGAGCTCAGCCGCCTCAGATATATTTCTCAAGTGGTTTAATCTCTGGCGAACTCTCTGTGGTAGTTAATCCAACCGATCCAATGCTGGCTAACCCCGGTGGCATCAGTGCCGGGCAGCTCATCATGTCAGCCATCGGCAACAAACTGAAAGGATTTTTGGGGGCCTCTCCAGCGCCCAAAGCGGCAGCCCCCACCGAAGAACAACGCAAGAACCTGGCGCTCCAGTCCCAACGTGTGCACCTGAACATGCTGGCCAGGGAGGGACGCTTTAACGAAATCGTGCAAATCGCTGAAACGACCACAGAGCAAGACATTGCGGGCTGTGCGGTCAGTGTGCTTGGCAGATCGGAAACAGACCAGCTGACAGCCCTCGAGCACCTTGCCAGAAGCCATTCGCACGCCGCTGTTCTGGCGATGATTGCCCTCTTCAACAACACCCACCACGAAAACGGCAAACGTATCTTCGTCACCCGGCTCAAAAATGGAGAACTCGCCAGGCTGGTGAGCAGCGGGCACGCCAACCTCTTTTCCATCCTCGACATACTGGGCTGGCTCCAGAAATACGGTGATGGCAGCTTTGTCGCCCTGAACCACTTTCCCGAGCTGTGGCAGTGCCTGTCGGACAGAACCGAACAGGTCAAGGTTCTCGGACAAATGTACGGTGATCCCGACCCGCTCGGCATGCGCTACATTCACGAGCCAAACGTGATTCCTGGCACGATTAAACTGCACGCCATGTCGATGCTGCCAAATTTCACGCCAGCCGAACAAGAGCGTTTTCTGATTTATGCCTCCCGAGATGACGATGACAGAGTCGCCCATGCCGCAACCGTCAGCCTGGTTAATACATGGCGCAGTGAGGCAGGATTAGTCCCACCAGGTCTCGAGTATTTCCGCATGCTCGACTTGAACTTGCTCTTTCACCTGTGCCAGATCAGCTCGTCATTCCAGTGGGGCGAACCAGTCGAACATTTTTATGAGCGTTATAAAGCTCACTACGCAGAACTTGCCGAAACAGACCCATACAACGATACGACTCGCTACGAGCAACTCATGGCGATAGCTGAGGAGTTGGACAGAGAACTCGTCCGCATTACCGAACGCCGCATTAACAGCCTGCAGCCCGTAGCCAGTAAGATCAGCACACTGCTGAACCTGCCCGTGGCGCGCCTGGAATCTACGGAAGAAGACGTGAACGCAGCCTACCTGATAGGCAGCGGCAAAGTGCAAGTGAAGCGGCAAGTGCTAATGGAAGACAAACCGCTCTCAGAAGATGTTATGTCTGCCTTGCTCCACGAAATCGGACACATGGAGCAAGACGTTCTCGTAATACGCATGATTGCAGACGAAATCGGACTCAAGTTTGGTCAACATTCGCAGCAACTCGAGCAACTTTATGAGCGTTATGCCGCCGGAATAGGCTACGCGCCCGATAGCATGTTTTTGCTGGCAGTTTTGAGGCTCCGTAACGACAAGCCACTCACACCAGCTGAAAAAGTACGAGCAATGCGACTCTACGGGGCAGCACATCAGGCCAAGATCAATGCTAATCAAGGGCGCATGGTGCAAGGACGACTCGATCAAATCAATGAGTCAATCGATGCTCTTTCGGGCGGCAATTATGACGTAGAGTTGCTCAATTGTCTGCGCAGTCAACATGGTCTGGATTCGCTCTTCCAACGTGGTCAGGTGCCGGCTGTTCTGGTCGCTGAAATGAATAGCTGCGCGCAAGATTTATATCGCATCGTCAATAATCATTATCAACTTAACGGCGCACCATATTTAGTGCGTAACGGCAAGAAACTGGACATCATCACACTGGCGCGCGAAATCTATATGTCTGAGGCAATCGACGCAGTGGCGCCGGTCATTACCAAACTGCGCGCACTGCTGGTGCAAATCTTAAGGGAAGAATCAGCAGTTTTACACAAACGGCTTACGCAAATCTGGCGCACCGGATATCACGAAGCGGAAGCATACGTCATCTCTGATCGCGTCAGTGTCATCGTCAAAGCGATTCGAAAGAACTGGTTCCAAACATCCTGAGTTCACGGCGACGGAGGCTCACCGAACATTTCCTCCATTGCTTCCTGAGCCTTAGGGTCGATAAATACCTCTCGCTCAGACTTAGCTGCAGTAAATTTCGGCAGGTCGAAAAATGGATCGACAACGGAAATCTTCTTCACATCTTTCGTGGACAGCGCATAGAGAGTCTCACCGCGGTCTCCGTAGAAAGTACAACTTATAGGGACGTCGCCGAATAACGGCATTGAATAGAGAGTGGCAAGGACGTTGCACGCTTTATCAGGCAACTTGAGACCTGGACAGACATAGTATTCAGCACTACGCACATCACCGCGCATCAAATCAAGATGCGAATGTTTCATATCCAGACGAACGCCGAACTTGAGAATTTCCAGACCTTGCCGAGTTTCAACGCCCGTTTTCTTCCACTTAACCGGTGTCAGCGCCTCACGATACAACTTAGTCAGAGTATTGAAGAACGATGCTTTGAAAGCTTCAGCTGCGCAATGGTAGCTGGTACGATTGCGCTTGTTGTAGATATCGAGTTCCCACTTGGGCGCCTTGCAAACCAGTGTGGTACCAGTTTTCTGATTGTCGATGCGCAAAGCTTTAGGCGTAATGTAGACGTTCTGTGGTCCTGTGATTCGACTGTCTTGAATCAGCAATGTTGCGTCCGCTCCAAGCGCAGACGGAGCGGCACAGGCGACACAAAGCAGTATCAAGGGTGCGATGCAATTGGTGATAAATCTTCTAAACAACTCGTTCTAATCCGGAATCAGGGAGATCTGCCCAACTCTATGCATTACCAGATCACGGACGCCACGGACCACTTTCCTGATCATAGCCGATTGCCGGCAAAATAACGCACCAGAGGCAACTAATGGAAGGTCGCCCGCCCCGATTAATCCAGGCAAGCTAAAGTCAGCCTGACACGCCTGGAAGCAGCATAAAGGCTCCCCAACCGTCCCAAATAAATAAGCCGAATACATGAGTGCATGATATCCTCTGAGCAAGTTGAGCAAACACGGTCAGTGGAATGCATGCACCCCGAAACCGGAAACTCTTTAGCTTATTAGCAACTCTCCTTTTCATATCGCCAACGGTCGGTATTAGCCAGGCGAGTATAGCGAGTGCTTCATCAAATTCATCTCACGCTACAAAGGGATCAAGAACTCCCAAAATCCCTGCCTGGCAGCAGGTGCTGGAGCAGGGGCAAGACGCGTTCGACGCCGGAAACTTCACCCAAGCGGCAAAATTGTTCGGTTCCGCAAGAGCACTGGCGCACGCCACTGCTCCTGAGGGTGTTAACGAAGCGAAGTGCCTGGGATGGCTTGGTAAAGCATATAAACAGATGGGAAACACTAGCGAAGCGGAAATCAGCCTGAAACATAGCTTGAAGATCAGGCAGGCAAAACTCGGCGAGGACAGTGCAGAAACAGGTCAGGTGCTACAAAACCTGTCGTGGCTACTATTTAGTTCAGACAAAAAGGATGAGGCGATCTCGGTTTGCCGTCGAGCCATAAAAAACATACGCCACAACTCCGGACCACGCTCCGCAACCGAATCCGAATTCTTATTGCAGTTGGCGATATTGCTTGAAGACGATGACTCAAGAAAACAAGAAACAGATCATTTGTTTCACGACGCATTATCCATCCAGGAAGAAAAGTATGGAAAGAACAGCAATCAGTTGATCACCGGACTGAATGCTTATTCGAGCTATCTCGTGTCGGAGAAGCGCTTTGCTGAAGCAGACGCTTTACTTGAACGCGCACTGAAAATTTCCAGACAGAAAGGCGAAAACAGCCCAGAAGTAGCCGACGAGCTAATCGAACTCGCCTACTGTGCACAACAACAGGGCGACCACACCAAAGCCATCAAAGCACTGGAAAAGGCACTCGATATTAGGGCTCTTCATAAATCAAACGACACAGCGGAAATTCTCGAAGATCTAGGGAAAAACTACACAGATCAAGACAAAAATCTAGAAGCAGAACCATTTTTACGCAACGCTTTGACTCACTATCGAAATCAAAAAGGCGTTTCCCCACGCACTCTTATAAACGCAATCGAAGAGCTGGCACTGAATTTGCACGAACTGCAAAAATACAGCGAAGCCGAATCACTATTGCGCGAAACGCTTGAATTGACGGAAAAACATTATCCACCTAACCACATCGAAATTGGCATTGCATTGCACAATTTATCGCGTTGTTTGCGCGCCGAAGGGAAGTATGCGGAAGCGGAAGAATTACTCAACAGATCACTTGCAATAAAGCGAGCACAAACAACACTAGACGAAACAGATTATGCAGCATCTCTGCGCAACATGGCACGCCTGAAGGCGTTGCAAAACAAATTCAGAGAGGCAATCCCCTTCTACGAACAATGCATAGAAATCTACAGTAAAACGAATCAGAAATACAATGTTTTCTTGAACAAGGTAACTCTCGCCAACGTGTATCTTGCCCTGGACGATTACAGAAGCGCGGAGAAAGTGCTGCTATCGCTCGCGCACGAAGACCTCAATACTTACAGCAAAACCAATCCGTTCATGCGGCTGGGAGAAGAGCTAGTTTCGCAGAAAGACTCAACCATGACGGTAATGAATAATGACTTCAGCAAGATGTTTAGCGAACAACAGAGCCAGGCTGAAGCAATGGAGAGCGCACAGACTCTAGTAAAATTTTCAATGCACTTCCAAAATCTCGGAGGAGACGGATCGATAGTTGCAACCAAATGCTTTCCCCTTCTAACACCTTACTTTGAAGGCAAAGCGGGCAACGATACGATAGGTAAGGGCATTTTCAATACCCCAGCACTGGCACAATCATTAATAGGCTTAACTTGTGTATTGGCCAGTCACAACAGAACCGACAGTGCTATAAAGGCACTGCGATGGGCTGGAGCCGTGATCAAATCTCTACCTGTTCAAAAGGACCGTGTCAAAATCAGACTGCAAGTCGCCTATTGCTGGCAACTTTTCTCTGATTACGCAGCAGCACAGCAACTGATTGACGAAGCCCTGGCAGAGTGCGCCGATGATAAGTCACTTCAGTTTGATGTACTGAATTCTCGCGCTCATCTTTTGTTTCAACTGGCTGAATTCACTTCAGCCAAAACTTGCAGCGAAACCGCACTCTCAATTGGACAAGCACTGTTCGGCGAAAACTCACCTCGATTATCTGATTGCTATCAAACCCTTTCGGAATGTTCGCTCGCCCTCGGTGACCCCAGTCAGGCCCTGGAATATGCTACCAAAGCGGCGCAACAATCTACGCAAGATTCAGAAAGACACGCACAAGGATTACTGCTGGTCGGAGAATCATTGCTGGCGCTAAATCAGGTCGATCAAGCAGCCGATCAATTCATGGATGTGATCGAAATCTATCGAGAAAAACTTGGTAACGCTGACTTAAAGCCAGGAGCGATCGCCTCCAGTTGCCTTGGTCAGTGCCTTCTACGCAGCAATTTGTCCGACAAGTATAGACAAGCTCAAGTACGGTTTGCCTCAGCTCTAAGAGTAGAAGAGAGGGATTCGAGCAACACAGACGTCCTCAGCAAAGCCAGAAATTTAAACGGATTAGCTCTGGTTTCGTATATGGTATCGAAGGAAAGTTCAAAAAATGCCGTAACGTCCTTTGAACAAAATTTTGGCGAATCAAAATTGGCAGACCGTTATGCACTTGATGCAGCAGCCTGCATCGACAAATATATCTATTCGGCATTTCCAAATCTATCTTTCGCGCAACAATGCGCTTTCATCAAAAACATCAATAAGCAAGAAAGTTCACTATTAACAGTTTGCAGCAATCCGACCTCCATTAAAGAAGCATACGGTTACATGATGAAATGGAAAGGTCTTCTGCTTGAATCATTGAGGCAACGAGAACTCATCACACGCAGTTCAAACGACAATCCTCAAATCAAAATCGTACTCTCCGAACTCTATAAAGCCCGGCGCAGACTGGAGGCGCTCTCTTACAACAAAACCCGGAACGAATCCGACATTCCTACGGAAGCGCTGCTCAACGAAGCGGCAACAAAAAAAGAAAAACTGGAACGAGAGCTCCTGGCGCTTACAGCAAACGCTATAACTGATCCTATGTCAAATATGACGGCCGCAAAATTCTGCGACTTACTTCAACCAGATGAAGTGTTCATCGACATCGTCAGATTCCGACCGTTTGGTCAAAATGAGGACAGATACGCCGCAGTTGTCTGCCAAAAATCTGAAAGCGGAAAGGTCGATTACATCGACCTCGGCGGGGCAAAACAGATAGCTGCAGCCATTCAAGAATGGAGAACCGCGACGACAAACGGAGCAGCCGCAGCTGCCCCATCAAACAAACGCGATCTAAAGTTCGACAACGATCCGACATCATCGCCAGTGAGCAGACAAAACTACTCCGCGCAGACAGAAAAACTTGTGAGCATACTGGCACCAATAATCGAGCAAATCGGTAAGGACAGCGACAAAAGGAAGTACTGGATTTGCCCTGAAGGTGATTTTTCTCGCGTGCCGTGGAATTCGCTTTCGCTCATCGGCAACTTTGAAAAGATGCCCAGCCAAATTTGCGAGATAGACAGTGCTCGCGAATTGGTATTGCTGCGTCAGAACAAAAATACCAAATTCGCGAATCTGGAGAACGATCCCGCAAACAGTACATCCAATTCAAAACAGACAAGCTTGTTGCTGGCCGGTCTAAGTGATTTCGACAAATCCGACTTACCAGCGCTGCCTGGAGCTCTTGAGGAAGTCCAAGCATTGCAAGAAATTGCTCAAAAATATGACATGTCAGTGAAAGCGTGCACTCAGGAGTCTGCAACCAAAGAAGATGTCACAAATGAGCTGGTGAAAGCCACCGTCGCGCACATCGCCACCCACGGCTTCGTGCGAACCGAGTCGTCAAAGGGAACGAACTCAAATGAAAATTTTGTTCTCGCAGATCTCACCACTCGCGGTGGCGCGCCGTTGACAGGCGTTTCAAGAGATCCTCTTCTGGATTGCGGAATCTTCCTCGCCTATCCACATACAAAAGACGCAGACAAAGCTGACGCGATTTTGACAGCAGAAGAAATTGCCGCTCTAGACCTATCCAAATGCCAGCTCGTCACGCTATCGGCATGCCAGACGGGACTGGGGCGCGGTTTGGACGGACAGGGAGTGATCGGGCTGCGATCTGCCATCATATCGGCTGGAGCCCGATGCATGCTCATGTCTCTCTGGAGCATCGATGATGAGTCTTCCAGGGAGCTGATGAAGAAGTTTTACTCACACCTGTGGAGCGATAAAAGCATATCCAAAACAGAAGCGTTGCGAATGGCTCAAAAGGAAATTCAAGCTATTCCTGAATGGTCTGAACCGCGATATTGGGCAGGTTGGGTTCTTGCGGGCGACGGCTTCAACTGATCACAATCTTTCTTCGGGTGGAGCAGCCTGAACAACCGGCTCCGGTTTTAAGTGGAGCGCTCGCGACACGTCACCCCAGGCGGCAGTGACTACCAGAACGATGAGAAATACGACGATGAATCCAGAGCCGGAATCGAGCGCCCCCATTCGGTCGGCAAAAGCACCGAGCATACCGGAACCGCCAAAACCACAACAGCGCATATAGACCTCGATAGAGGATATAACTTAAATGACAAATCGGCTACATGGATGGTTACCGCAGTCAATATACCCAAAGTGTCCGGTTCATAAATCGTCTGTGTACGCCGTTCACCGGGCATATCATCTAAGCGTTGCCGACTCATCTATTCATGCAAACAAACAGACCGAACTCTCCGATCAAAAGCATCTTTTCAAAAGACGTCATCTTTTTGACTGTTCTTGGTCTGGCGCTTCTGGTGTTCTCGGTCTGCCGTCGAGATGATGCATTTCCGGCCGCTTCGTTGGACCTGAAAGTAACAAAGAAAGAAGCGGTCGCGCTTGCTCAAGCGTACGCGGAAACAACCGGCTTCAGTGTACCGAATAAGATCATCAGCTCGAGCTATTTCAGCTCGGACAACGAAGCAGCGA encodes:
- a CDS encoding cytochrome P450, with protein sequence MAKSSATLEDPVLHASQEFINNPYPTFERFRNEAPVFWSDKGKYWLVSKYADIQNILRDLHYEKGLQNSNMLNPVVKMLPPVKEAIKSRSTWMLNQNPPDHTRLRSLVNRAFTPTMVNSMRGHIEDIANRLLDDVAQKGEMDIVQDFAFPLPVTVIAEMLGVPPEDRQIIKGFSKRLTDGLEPGFDVGRITRANSAVQEFEDYLRPLVEERRKHAQNDLISALVAAEEQGDKLTLDELLGNCVLMLVAGHETTVNLIGNSVLALLNHPDQMELLKAQPELCVTAVNEFLRYESPVQTVRRMAAQELELHGQKIKTGDTLLLLLGSANRDPDHYQNADKLDITRADNRHLAFGTGIHHCLGSSLAEVEGQIAITTLLKRFPNLKMKSTNVEFKFPFALRGPKELLVSF
- a CDS encoding tetratricopeptide repeat protein — its product is MHAPRNRKLFSLLATLLFISPTVGISQASIASASSNSSHATKGSRTPKIPAWQQVLEQGQDAFDAGNFTQAAKLFGSARALAHATAPEGVNEAKCLGWLGKAYKQMGNTSEAEISLKHSLKIRQAKLGEDSAETGQVLQNLSWLLFSSDKKDEAISVCRRAIKNIRHNSGPRSATESEFLLQLAILLEDDDSRKQETDHLFHDALSIQEEKYGKNSNQLITGLNAYSSYLVSEKRFAEADALLERALKISRQKGENSPEVADELIELAYCAQQQGDHTKAIKALEKALDIRALHKSNDTAEILEDLGKNYTDQDKNLEAEPFLRNALTHYRNQKGVSPRTLINAIEELALNLHELQKYSEAESLLRETLELTEKHYPPNHIEIGIALHNLSRCLRAEGKYAEAEELLNRSLAIKRAQTTLDETDYAASLRNMARLKALQNKFREAIPFYEQCIEIYSKTNQKYNVFLNKVTLANVYLALDDYRSAEKVLLSLAHEDLNTYSKTNPFMRLGEELVSQKDSTMTVMNNDFSKMFSEQQSQAEAMESAQTLVKFSMHFQNLGGDGSIVATKCFPLLTPYFEGKAGNDTIGKGIFNTPALAQSLIGLTCVLASHNRTDSAIKALRWAGAVIKSLPVQKDRVKIRLQVAYCWQLFSDYAAAQQLIDEALAECADDKSLQFDVLNSRAHLLFQLAEFTSAKTCSETALSIGQALFGENSPRLSDCYQTLSECSLALGDPSQALEYATKAAQQSTQDSERHAQGLLLVGESLLALNQVDQAADQFMDVIEIYREKLGNADLKPGAIASSCLGQCLLRSNLSDKYRQAQVRFASALRVEERDSSNTDVLSKARNLNGLALVSYMVSKESSKNAVTSFEQNFGESKLADRYALDAAACIDKYIYSAFPNLSFAQQCAFIKNINKQESSLLTVCSNPTSIKEAYGYMMKWKGLLLESLRQRELITRSSNDNPQIKIVLSELYKARRRLEALSYNKTRNESDIPTEALLNEAATKKEKLERELLALTANAITDPMSNMTAAKFCDLLQPDEVFIDIVRFRPFGQNEDRYAAVVCQKSESGKVDYIDLGGAKQIAAAIQEWRTATTNGAAAAAPSNKRDLKFDNDPTSSPVSRQNYSAQTEKLVSILAPIIEQIGKDSDKRKYWICPEGDFSRVPWNSLSLIGNFEKMPSQICEIDSARELVLLRQNKNTKFANLENDPANSTSNSKQTSLLLAGLSDFDKSDLPALPGALEEVQALQEIAQKYDMSVKACTQESATKEDVTNELVKATVAHIATHGFVRTESSKGTNSNENFVLADLTTRGGAPLTGVSRDPLLDCGIFLAYPHTKDADKADAILTAEEIAALDLSKCQLVTLSACQTGLGRGLDGQGVIGLRSAIISAGARCMLMSLWSIDDESSRELMKKFYSHLWSDKSISKTEALRMAQKEIQAIPEWSEPRYWAGWVLAGDGFN